GGTCTTGCGTGCCGTCTTGGCGCTCATGAGGCTTCCGTTGTGCTCAGGCCGTCCTACTCAGGCCATTCGGGGACCCGGCAGGGGCACCCCGCTCAGCCGGGCAGCCAATTTTACCAGTTCCGCCCAGGGTTCGGCCCGCGCCGCGCCCTTGGCCACGCGGTCGACCCATGAAACTTCCTTTATGAAATCAAGTACTTTTTCAGACGGCAGGCGCCGCAGCGCTGGCCGGAAAACGGCCTGCCGGGCACCAAACACTCCGACCATGGCCAGCGCGCGGTCGGGCGCCGTGCCGGATTCGATGGCGCGACCGGCCCGGTACAGCTGGCGCAGGGCGCTGGCCAGCACGAAGATGATCGGCACCGCATCGACCCCCTCTTCGCGCAGCCGGTCGAGCACCTGCAACGCCGCGGCCGGCCGCCCCAGCAGCACCTTGTCCACCAGATCGAAGGCATCGAAGCGTGCGCTGTCGGCGGTGGCCTCCCGCACCCGCGCCGGGGTGACCCGGCCGTCCGGGCACAGCAGCCTGAGCTTCGCGATCTCTTGCGCACAGGCCAGCAGATTGCCCTCGGTGCGCGCCGACAGCAGCTCAACCGCCTCGGTTTCGGCCCGCAGGCCGGCGGCATTCAGCCGTGCCTCGATCCAGCGTGGCAGCTCCGCACTGTCCACCGGCCAGGCGTAAACCGCCACACCGTGGCGCTCGAACGCACCGAACCAGGCACTCTCGCGGGCACGTTTGTCGAGCTTGCCGGCATGCACGATCAGCAGCACGTCCGGCGCCGGCTTCTCCAGCCAGGCAAGCAGCGCGCCCGCCCCCTCCGCATCCGGCGGCTTGTCGCCGAGACGCAGTTCGACCAGGCGCCGGCTGGCGAACAGCGACAGGTTCTCTCCGGCTGCCTGCAGGCGATGCCAGTCGAAACCGGTCTCGACCTGCAGCACCTCGCGCTCGCTGAAACCTTCGGCGCGCGCCCGTGCACGCAGCGCATCGGCCGCTTCCTGCAGCAGCAGCGGTTCCTCGCCGGCCAGCAGGTAGGCGCTGGCCAGGCTGCGCTCGATCTGGCCGTGCAGTTGTGCGGGACTGATCGACATGATCTACAGGGCCTGTGTGGTTGCCGGCACTATACTACGGGCTGGAGGTGCGGCCGATGAGCCAGTCAGCACCCGGAGCCGGCGTCGCGGCCTGGGACCTGGAAACCGAGCAGCGCGTGGACGTGCTCGAACACCTGCTGGCGATCGGCACCGTGCTCTCCGGCGCGCAGGACCTCGATTCCCTGCTGCGCTTCATCCTCGAGAAAAGCCGCGAGATCACCAAGAGCGATGCCGGCAGCGTGTTCCTGGTCGATCGCAGCGACCCGGCGCAACCCCAGCTGGTGTTCAAGATCGCGCAGAACGATTCGCTGGCGGCGCTGCGGGTGCAGGAAACCCGGCTGGCGATGCGCGCGGACAGCCTGGCCGGCTGTGCCGCCCTGACCGGCAAGGCGCTCAACATTCCGGATGTCTATCACCCGCCGCCGGGCATCGCCTTCAACAGCGAGTTCGACCG
This sequence is a window from Nevskiales bacterium. Protein-coding genes within it:
- the holA gene encoding DNA polymerase III subunit delta — its product is MSISPAQLHGQIERSLASAYLLAGEEPLLLQEAADALRARARAEGFSEREVLQVETGFDWHRLQAAGENLSLFASRRLVELRLGDKPPDAEGAGALLAWLEKPAPDVLLIVHAGKLDKRARESAWFGAFERHGVAVYAWPVDSAELPRWIEARLNAAGLRAETEAVELLSARTEGNLLACAQEIAKLRLLCPDGRVTPARVREATADSARFDAFDLVDKVLLGRPAAALQVLDRLREEGVDAVPIIFVLASALRQLYRAGRAIESGTAPDRALAMVGVFGARQAVFRPALRRLPSEKVLDFIKEVSWVDRVAKGAARAEPWAELVKLAARLSGVPLPGPRMA
- a CDS encoding GAF domain-containing protein gives rise to the protein MSQSAPGAGVAAWDLETEQRVDVLEHLLAIGTVLSGAQDLDSLLRFILEKSREITKSDAGSVFLVDRSDPAQPQLVFKIAQNDSLAALRVQETRLAMRADSLAGCAALTGKALNIPDVYHPPPGIAFNSEFDRLHGYRTVSMLVLPMLNQQREVIGVLQLINRKKSSRLRLTPENAVEYTHPYSPQEARILMSLAS